GGATAAATAATTGGCTCCCCTCTGGCGGGGAGCCAACGTAACGGAACTACTTCTGGGCTACTTCGTAGCGGACCACAGTGGTGTAGTCGCCGTTGGGGGCGAGCGTCACCAAGTGGTCACCAGTGCGGAAGGCATTGGCCGGGGCGGTCATCGGTTCGACGGCGATACCATACGGATGCTCGGAGAACGGCGCGCCAGTGGCGGTGTAGCACTGCCAAGCATTGATCGTCTCATCGCCAATGAGCTTCACTTCAATACCGTCCGGGCGGGTGAATGTGGTGGTGGTCGTACCATCGGCGGCACGCTCCACGTCGACCCAGGCATCATCAAAGGCGCGGCCTTCGAGCGTCGGGCCATCGTTCAGGTCGTAGATGCCGGTAACCGGTTCGGTGCCGGTGGGAATCAGCGCCTCGTTCACCGTCACATGACTGTCGGCCTTAATCTGCAGGTGGCAGGCGGCGGAGTCGGCATCGCGTTCGGCGACAGTCGCGCCCTGCTTGCCGTTGGCCAGCCACGGATGCAGGCCGAGAGCCCACGGTGCCGGCTCGTCGCCATCATTGCGGGCATTGACGGTCACGGTCATGCCGTTGTCGCCGAGTTCGTAGGTGACGGTCACGGTCACATCGAACGGGTATCCGTCCAGGTTGGGGAAGCGCAGCGAAAGCGTCACGGCGCTATCGGTCAACGATTCAAGCTTCCACATGTAGTGGTAGGCGTATCCGTGGTTCGCATTGTTGCGCGGTGCGGGATGATATTCGTTAACCGGCGCGCAGTAATGCTTGCCATCGAAATCGTATTCGCCGTTTTCGATGCGATTCGGCCACGGGGCCAGCACATAGCCGTTACAGGTGGGGGTCAGGTCGTTGACGCCGAACGGGCAGAAAATTTCCTTGCCTTGATAATCGAATCGGCGAATCTTGGCACCGAGTTCGCAGATGACGGCGGAATAATCGCCATAGTGAATCGAATACTGATTTCCGGTGCGTGGTGTTTTACTCGTCATGGAATCACTCCCGTAGTGAGGTTGGTGAGCCGGTAGCTCCTGCTATCGCTGGCTCCAGTCTAGCGCGTCTCCTCTATCGAGGCGGGGATTGGCGATAGCCGGCATATAATAAACAATTCGTACAGACACGGTAGCAATACGTGGAGTGACGAGTCTCACACCATCATGCGAGAAGCACGTGGATTCCTTGGAAACCGGTGATTCGTGGGAGACACGGAATAGTTGTGACGGCAGATTCCTGTAATCCCTGCCTTACACTGGAAAACACTATTGACGTTCAGGAGGTTCCGATGACCAAAAGCGTTGTGCTCGCTGATCCGCGAGGCTTCTGCGCGGGTGTGGACCGTGCGATTCTTACCGTACAGACCATTCTCAAAGCCGCGGAGGCTTCCGGAAAGCGGACGCGCGAGGATGGGCTGCCCCCGGTATATGTGCGCCGGCAGATCGTGCACAACAAGCATGTGGTCGAGGACTTGGCCGGGCAAGGCGCGGTGTTCGTCCAGGAATTGGCGGAGATTCCGGATGCTGCTGCCCAAGCGGGTATTCCGGTGGTGTTTTCCGCCCATGGCGTATCTCCGGTAGTGAAGGCGGAAGCCGAACGTCGTGGCATGCATGTGGTGGATGCCACCTGCCCTCTGGTGGGTAAGGTGCACCGTGAGGTGCTGCGTTTCGTGCGCAAGGGGTATGAAATCGTCTATATCGGGCACAAGGGCCACGATGAAGCAGTCGGCGTGGTGGGGGAGAACCCCGAACATGTGCACTTGATCGAGCATGAATCGGATGTCGATTCGTTGGATTTTGCGCCCGACACCAAGTTGGTGCTGCTCTCGCAGACCACGTTGAGCGTGGATGAGACCGCCGGCACCATTGCCGCGCTGAAGGCCAAGTTCCCGTGGATTCAAGAGCCGCCGAGTTCGGATATCTGCTATGCCACGTCGAATCGTCAGGCTGCGGTCAAACTGGTGGCCCAGCAGTCCGATTGCGTGGTGATTGTCGGATCGGCCAACTCCTCGAATTCCGTGCGACTGATGGAGGTGGCGCAGGAGGGCTTGGGGAAGCGCGGCAAAGCGTATCGCGTGGATGATGCCAGCGAGCTTGATCCGGCGTGGTTCGTCGGACTGGAGTCCGTGGGTATCTCCTCAGGTGCCTCCGTGCCGGACGAACTGGTGTCCGGTGTGATTGACGCTCTGCAAAACTTGGGTTTCACCGGTATGAAGTCCATCGAAACCATCAAAGAAAACATGCACTTCGTGTTGCCGGCGGAGTTGCGTAGGAAGAAATAGTCATCCTTGGCTCCCCTCACCGAGGGAAGCCAAGAACGGTCACCACGTGCCGATTGGTGCGGCAATGGCGTTCATCACCTTCAGCAGGTCCTGCGGGTTCACCCCCACGGACAGTCCGCGTTTGCCGCCGGAGACCAGAATCTGGTCGAATTGCAGGGCGCTTTCATCCAACACAGTCTTATGACGTGTCTTCTGGCCTAACGGCGAGATGCCACCTACCACATAGCCGGATTCACGCATCGCGACCTTGGGATCGGCCATAGAGGCCTTCTTGGCACCTACGGCTGCGGCCAATGCCTTCAGGTCCATATGTCCGCTGACTGGTACCACGCCTACCACACGCTCCGAACCGGTGTCCGCCATTAGGGTTTTGAACACCTGATGCTCGTCGAAGCCGAGCTTGGTGGCCGCTTCCACGCCGTAGCCGTCATCCATATGGTCGTTGGAGTGCTCGTATTCGTATACGTGGAATTCCACGCCCGCCTTCTCCAGTTGGACTGTCGCCGGAGTGGAACCCACGCCCTTATCATGCTTGCTTTTCTTTGCCATGATTACCGTTCTACTACGAAGAGACCCCCGCACAAGGCGGGGGTCTCACAGCTTAGTTCTCAAACGAACCGTAGCGGCCTAGACCGCAGTGGTTCACTCGGAGATCTCAGCGAAGTACAGCAGGGTACGGATCATGTTGGAGGTGAAGCCGTACTCGTTGTCGTAGAAGGACACGGTGCGAGCCAGGGTCACGCCGTCAATGGTGTTGACGTCGGTCTGGGTCGGGTCGAACACGCCACCGTGGGTGTCGCCGAGAATGTCGGAGGAGACGATGCCCTCATCGTTGTAGCCGTAGTACTCGGTGTCGGAGAAGGCAGCCTTGAAGGCTTCGTTGATCTCGTCGGCGGTGGTCTCGGTGTTCAGCACGGTGGTCAGCTCGGTGACGGAGCCGTCCGGGACCTGGACGCGCTGGGCGTGGCCCTGCAGCTTGCCGTTCACGGACGGAACGACCTTGCCGATGGCCTTGGCAGCGCCGGTGGAGTGGGCGATGGTGTTGATGGCGGCGGCGCGCAGGTTGCGGCCGGTCTTGGTGCCACGCGGGCCATCGAGCAGCATCTGGGTGCCGGTGTAGGCGTGGATGGTGGTCATGAAGCCGGCCTTGATGCCGAACTTCTCGTCCAGCAGCTTGACCATGGCGGCCATGGAGTTGGTGGTGCAGGAGCCGGCGGAGACGATCACGTCGGAAGCCTTGAGGATGTCGTGGTTCACGCCGAACACAACGGTCGGGGTGGTGTCATCCTTGGCCGGGGCGGAGATCAGGACCTTCTTGGCGCCAGCGTTGATGTGAGCCTGGGACTTCTCGGCGGAGGTGTAGAAGCCGGTGCACTCGAGCACGTACTCGACACCGTCGTTCTTGACCCACGGAATGTTGTTGGCGTCCTTCTCGGCGTAGACCTTGTATTCCTTGCCGTCGACGATGATGGAGTCTTCGGTGGCCTTGACGTCAACCGGAGTGCCATCGTCATGACGGAAGGTGCCGTGGGTGCTGTCGTACTTCAGCAGGTAAGCCAGGGTAGCCGGGGTGGTCAGATCGTTGATGGCGGCAACTTCAATGTCACCAGCCTGGCCGCCGCGAGCCTGCAGCTCGAAGATGCGACGGAAGGCGAGACGACCAATGCGACCGAAGCCGTTGATACCAATCTTAACTGTCATGTAATTCTCCCTTGTAGGGTGGCCTTGGCGCGCTTTGGCACACCGGGCCATTGTTTACCAACAGTTGCTACTGTAATGCCGACTCTGTACACATGGCAACGTTTCAGCGTGCGTTTTGGGCAAAAATGCCGTATTTTTTGTGAGCGCTCACAATTCGGATTGCCCGCAACCGGCATGTGATTTTCCTCTCCTTTGGAGGAATGTCTTGAATCATCACGAGCAAGCGCACGATACACGAGTCAGCGAACCAGCAGCTTGGACACTGCGGTGTCCAGCTCGCCGATATCGCCGCCAAATTCGTGAAATCGGCTCACCTGAGGCAATGCCACCTCGATGGGGAAAGTGACGATCAGTGTGCCGTGTTCCACGCTGATGGCCGCGTCCACGCCGTCGCGGAACTCGTTGCTGACGCCTTGCACCACCGTATTGGTCAGCGTGCCGTTCTTGAGCTCGTATTTCAGCCCCGGTTCGTTCACGCCAAGCGAAACATCGGAGTGGGAGAACGCCGACACCATACGGCCGTCCTCGGGCACTGGATGCGCGGGGAACGAAAGCCTGCCATCGGTGATGGCCGTGACGATGAGCCCGTCACCATACAGGTACCCGCTTGCCCCATGCCGGGCCAATAATGCCATCAGTTGAATGCCGGAAATCGTATGGTCAATGCGGCCGCCCAAACCGCCATAGACATGGAATTCGCGGCAACCCGCCGACCAACCGACCTTCAGCGCGGAAAGCATGTCCGGGTCGTCCTTCAACGCGGGCAGCGCGATGGTGCGCACATCAGTGCGAGGCGGCCGGCCCTCCAGCGAATCGAAATCGCCCACCACCACATCGGGCACGATGCCCAACTCGCGCGTATGGTCGAGCCCGCCATCGGCCGCCACCACATACGCGCCGGCCGGCACCACGGGCGTGCCCGCATAGTATTCGCCCGCACCAAAAATCACGCATACCTGAGCCATGATGCCCACTGTAGCCGGTATCCACCCACCGACACACGGGCCGCGAATGTCCGGGCGTGTGGTAGGATTCCTATTTGGCTTGAGAAATCAAGAAAGCGGGGCAACCCCACCTGGAAGCCTTTCAAGGCCTCGGGTTCAAGGCAAACAGCCTAGCGATTGCGATATACAACGCGCAATCAGGAATGACGCAAAGAACTGATATGTGTCTGCAGAAGCTGAGCGCATATTGGCGCTGGTTTTGGCTTGCCATGAACCCAAAGCATTGAACAGGACTCCAGCAAAGGACCTCGCCACGGAATTAAAGTAGAGGATTGGAGTCATCATCAGCGACGAACCACGTATTAACGACGAGATTCGCGTCCCGCAGGTACGCCTGATCGGCCCGAAGGGCGAGCAGGTGGGCGTCATCGCGACTTCCGTCGCGCTGAACCTGGCCAAGGAGGCAAACCTCGATCTCGTCGAGGTGGCCCCGAACGCGAAGCCTCCGGTCGCCAAGCTCATTGATTACGGCAAGTTCAAGTACAACGAGAAGATCAAGGCTCGTGAGGCTCGCCGCAACCAGAGCACCGCGGAAATCAAGGAGATTCGTTTCCGCCTGAAGATCGACGACCACGATTTCGACGTGAAGAAGGGCCATGTGACCCGTTTCCTTAACGGAGGCGACAAGGTCAAGGTCACCATCATGTTGCGCGGTCGTGAGATCTCCCGCCCGATTGGTGGCGTGGAACTGCTGCAGCGTTTGGCCGACGATGTCGAGGAATACGGCACCGTCGAGTCCAAGCCGAAGCAGGAGGGCCGCAACATCATCATGACCCTTGCGCCGAAGGGCAAGAAGGTCCACACCCAGTCCGAGCAGCGTCGTCGTGGCGCCGAGTCCCGCGCCGAGCGTCAGGCTCGCCAGGCGGCTCGTCTCGCGGCCAAGCAGGAGTCTCAGGCTCAGGCCGCGGCCGACGCGCAGTCCGCGATTTCTCAGAAGACTTCCGACAAGAAGCAAACCAGCAAGGAGGGCAGCAATGCCGAAGATGAAAACTAATTCCGCCGCTTCCAAGCGCGCCAAGATCACCGGCACCGGCAAGGTGAAGCATGTCGGTTCCGCCATGCGCCACAACCTCGAGCACAAGTCCGCTCGCAAGCGCCGTGAACTGTCCGCCGACGATGTGCTGCGCGGCGGCCAGGCCAAGAAGCTGCACCAGCTTCTGCAGAAGTGAACATAGGGCTTACCCGGAAATAATAAGACTTTAGAAAGCTGAGGAATAGATTATGGCACGTGTCAAGCGCGCAGTGAACGCCCACAAGAAGCGTCGCGTTGTTCTCGAGAGGGCTTCCGGCTACCGTGGCCAGCGCTCCCGCCTGTACCGCAAGGCCAAGGAACAGCTGCTGCACTCCTTTAACTACAACTTCCGCGACCGCAAGGCTCGCAAGGGCGATTTCCGCAAGCTGTGGATCCAGCGCATCAACGCTGCCGTCCGCGCTGAGGGCATCACCTACAACCGCTTCATCCAGGGCCTGCGTCTCGCCGGCATCGAGCTGGATCGTCGCGCTCTGGCTGAGATTGCCGTCTCCGACCCGAACACCTTCAAGACCATCGTGGACGCCGCCAAGGCCGCCCTGCCTGAGGACGTCAACGCTCCGGTTGAGGCCTGATTGCTTGAAGTCGTGACTTCACACTAGAAACCCCGCTTCCGAGCGGGGTTTCCTATTATCAGTCCCCTCTGACGAGGGGGCTCTCGCGCAGCGGGTGGGGGAGAGAACAAACTCATGACCAACGGATTCACCAGACTCACCGAGCAGTTCCTCGTCCACATCGGTGTGGAGCGAGGACTCGCCACGGCCACCGTCACCGCCTACGAATCCGACATCGCCAAATACATTGATTGGCTCGAAACCCGCGGCATCCACGAACCGGACGCCATAACCAAACAAGACGTCGAAGACTACATCGCCGCCCTTGACCAGGCGGGGGAGTCCGCCCGCTCCAAAGCCCGAAGACTGGCCTCGATCCACGAATTCCATCGCTTCGCGCTCGGTCAGCACGCGGTGACTGCCGACGTTTCTGCCGCAGTCAAGGCACCCAAAGGTGCCAGCACCCTGCCTGACGTACTCACCGTGGACGAGGTAACCCGTCTGCTCGACACGGCGGCAGTCGGCGGATCAACCGATCCGGTGGTATTGCGGGACAAGGCCCTGCTCGAATTCATGTACGCCACCGGCTGCCGCGTCTCGGAAGCCACCGGCACGAATCTGGACGATATCGACCTGGACGAGCACATCGCGCGACTCATGGGCAAGGGCTCCAAGCAGCGGCTTGTGCCATTGGGCAGCTACGCATGCCGGGCCATCACCGCATACCTCAATGCGGGGCGTGGCGAGCTGGAACGGCGCTCCAGCGCCAAGATTCCCGAGAGACGCGCACTGTTTCTCAACAAACGTGGCAAGCGCATCTCGCGGCAATCGGTATGGGAAATCGTCAAAGCAACCGGGGAACGGGCCGGCATCACCAAACCACTCCATCCGCACACCCTGCGTCATTCGTTCGCCACGCACCTGATTCAGGGTGGCGCGGACGTGCGTACCGTGCAGGAACTGTTGGGGCATGCCAGCGTGACCACCACGCAGATCTACACGCATGTCAGTCCCGAAGCGCTTATCGAAACCTATCTCACCGCCCATCCTCGGGCGCGATGACCGATGTCTGGCGAGGTGATGAGACGGGTTGTCCGCGATATGTCGAAGCAACGTGTTTGCGGCGATATTGGCGAACGGATAAGAGTACGCTGGTCAGGTGAGATCAGGATTCGACGGAGGTCCAGGCATGGCAGATCGGCGTGGCGACCACGGGCAAGACGGCGCATTCCGTCAAGGCACGCTGCC
The window above is part of the Bifidobacterium longum subsp. infantis ATCC 15697 = JCM 1222 = DSM 20088 genome. Proteins encoded here:
- a CDS encoding aldose 1-epimerase family protein produces the protein MTSKTPRTGNQYSIHYGDYSAVICELGAKIRRFDYQGKEIFCPFGVNDLTPTCNGYVLAPWPNRIENGEYDFDGKHYCAPVNEYHPAPRNNANHGYAYHYMWKLESLTDSAVTLSLRFPNLDGYPFDVTVTVTYELGDNGMTVTVNARNDGDEPAPWALGLHPWLANGKQGATVAERDADSAACHLQIKADSHVTVNEALIPTGTEPVTGIYDLNDGPTLEGRAFDDAWVDVERAADGTTTTTFTRPDGIEVKLIGDETINAWQCYTATGAPFSEHPYGIAVEPMTAPANAFRTGDHLVTLAPNGDYTTVVRYEVAQK
- a CDS encoding 4-hydroxy-3-methylbut-2-enyl diphosphate reductase; translated protein: MDVQEVPMTKSVVLADPRGFCAGVDRAILTVQTILKAAEASGKRTREDGLPPVYVRRQIVHNKHVVEDLAGQGAVFVQELAEIPDAAAQAGIPVVFSAHGVSPVVKAEAERRGMHVVDATCPLVGKVHREVLRFVRKGYEIVYIGHKGHDEAVGVVGENPEHVHLIEHESDVDSLDFAPDTKLVLLSQTTLSVDETAGTIAALKAKFPWIQEPPSSDICYATSNRQAAVKLVAQQSDCVVIVGSANSSNSVRLMEVAQEGLGKRGKAYRVDDASELDPAWFVGLESVGISSGASVPDELVSGVIDALQNLGFTGMKSIETIKENMHFVLPAELRRKK
- the ybaK gene encoding Cys-tRNA(Pro) deacylase, with the translated sequence MAKKSKHDKGVGSTPATVQLEKAGVEFHVYEYEHSNDHMDDGYGVEAATKLGFDEHQVFKTLMADTGSERVVGVVPVSGHMDLKALAAAVGAKKASMADPKVAMRESGYVVGGISPLGQKTRHKTVLDESALQFDQILVSGGKRGLSVGVNPQDLLKVMNAIAAPIGTW
- the gap gene encoding type I glyceraldehyde-3-phosphate dehydrogenase; this translates as MTVKIGINGFGRIGRLAFRRIFELQARGGQAGDIEVAAINDLTTPATLAYLLKYDSTHGTFRHDDGTPVDVKATEDSIIVDGKEYKVYAEKDANNIPWVKNDGVEYVLECTGFYTSAEKSQAHINAGAKKVLISAPAKDDTTPTVVFGVNHDILKASDVIVSAGSCTTNSMAAMVKLLDEKFGIKAGFMTTIHAYTGTQMLLDGPRGTKTGRNLRAAAINTIAHSTGAAKAIGKVVPSVNGKLQGHAQRVQVPDGSVTELTTVLNTETTADEINEAFKAAFSDTEYYGYNDEGIVSSDILGDTHGGVFDPTQTDVNTIDGVTLARTVSFYDNEYGFTSNMIRTLLYFAEISE
- a CDS encoding thiamine diphosphokinase, whose protein sequence is MAQVCVIFGAGEYYAGTPVVPAGAYVVAADGGLDHTRELGIVPDVVVGDFDSLEGRPPRTDVRTIALPALKDDPDMLSALKVGWSAGCREFHVYGGLGGRIDHTISGIQLMALLARHGASGYLYGDGLIVTAITDGRLSFPAHPVPEDGRMVSAFSHSDVSLGVNEPGLKYELKNGTLTNTVVQGVSNEFRDGVDAAISVEHGTLIVTFPIEVALPQVSRFHEFGGDIGELDTAVSKLLVR
- the infC gene encoding translation initiation factor IF-3 yields the protein MGVIISDEPRINDEIRVPQVRLIGPKGEQVGVIATSVALNLAKEANLDLVEVAPNAKPPVAKLIDYGKFKYNEKIKAREARRNQSTAEIKEIRFRLKIDDHDFDVKKGHVTRFLNGGDKVKVTIMLRGREISRPIGGVELLQRLADDVEEYGTVESKPKQEGRNIIMTLAPKGKKVHTQSEQRRRGAESRAERQARQAARLAAKQESQAQAAADAQSAISQKTSDKKQTSKEGSNAEDEN
- the rpmI gene encoding 50S ribosomal protein L35, giving the protein MPKMKTNSAASKRAKITGTGKVKHVGSAMRHNLEHKSARKRRELSADDVLRGGQAKKLHQLLQK
- the rplT gene encoding 50S ribosomal protein L20; amino-acid sequence: MARVKRAVNAHKKRRVVLERASGYRGQRSRLYRKAKEQLLHSFNYNFRDRKARKGDFRKLWIQRINAAVRAEGITYNRFIQGLRLAGIELDRRALAEIAVSDPNTFKTIVDAAKAALPEDVNAPVEA
- the xerD gene encoding site-specific tyrosine recombinase XerD — translated: MTNGFTRLTEQFLVHIGVERGLATATVTAYESDIAKYIDWLETRGIHEPDAITKQDVEDYIAALDQAGESARSKARRLASIHEFHRFALGQHAVTADVSAAVKAPKGASTLPDVLTVDEVTRLLDTAAVGGSTDPVVLRDKALLEFMYATGCRVSEATGTNLDDIDLDEHIARLMGKGSKQRLVPLGSYACRAITAYLNAGRGELERRSSAKIPERRALFLNKRGKRISRQSVWEIVKATGERAGITKPLHPHTLRHSFATHLIQGGADVRTVQELLGHASVTTTQIYTHVSPEALIETYLTAHPRAR